The proteins below come from a single Oxyura jamaicensis isolate SHBP4307 breed ruddy duck chromosome 1, BPBGC_Ojam_1.0, whole genome shotgun sequence genomic window:
- the MID1IP1 gene encoding mid1-interacting protein 1 produces MMQICDSYSQKYSLFNAMNRFIGAVNNMDQTVMVPSLLRDVPLLLEELDAAGAVCPEREAALPTGSPGAYFSRRDMYSHYVLLKSIRNDIEWGVVQQPPAADEAARKKDKLGGGPAEEGEAEEDLEQQFHYHLSGLHTVLSKLTRKANVLTNRYKQEIGFGSWGQ; encoded by the coding sequence ATGATGCAGATCTGCGACTCGTACAGCCAGAAGTACTCCCTGTTCAACGCCATGAACCGCTTCATCGGCGCCGTCAACAACATGGACCAGACGGTGATGGTGCCCAGCCTGCTGCGCGACGtgccgctgctgctggaggagctggacgCGGCGGGCGCCGTCTGCCCGGAGCGGGAGGCCGCGCTGCCGACGGGCAGCCCCGGCGCCTACTTCTCCCGGCGGGACATGTACAGCCACTACGTGCTGCTCAAGTCCATCCGCAACGACATCGAGTGGGGCGTGGTGCAGCAGCCGCCGGCCGCCGACGAGGCCGCCCGCAAGAAGGACAAGCTGGGCGGCGGGCCGGCCGAGGAAGGCGAGGCGGAGGAGGACCTGGAGCAGCAGTTCCACTACCACCTCAGCGGCCTGCACACGGTGCTCTCCAAGCTCACCCGCAAGGCCAACGTGCTCACCAACCGATACAAGCAGGAGATCGGCTTCGGCAGCTGGGGGCAGTGA